The following coding sequences lie in one Heteronotia binoei isolate CCM8104 ecotype False Entrance Well chromosome 6, APGP_CSIRO_Hbin_v1, whole genome shotgun sequence genomic window:
- the LOC132574313 gene encoding uncharacterized protein LOC132574313 has protein sequence ETFDPANPEAWESYAERVEFYLRANKVTDACSKRDVLLSICGPATFEIAKGLSAPARLTEKSYEEIIRLLTGHFSPQPSRVARRFLFHRRDQAVGESAADYLAALCKIAGNCNFPQLEDTLADRFTWGLRDERLQQKLFAKEELTLQSAFSEAGCLLWGSRVVVPPPLQKRVLESLHETHPGIVRMKALARSYVWWPGMDGEIETWVRRCQTCQESRPAPPSAPATRWESTRKPWSRLHIDFAGPFQGQIFMIIVDAYSKWLEVIPVGSTSAAAAIKALRRVLCTHGIPDTIVSDNGTAFTAADFQGFLNRAAFLFDNRVTPNPATGVSPAELLMGRKLITRLDRLHSSSCARGAESLDELLLSCSSWDLSAHWFSCRHEQR, from the exons gagacattcgaccccgccaatcccgaggcctgggagtcctacgcggagcgggtcgagttctacctaagggccaacaaggtcaccgacgcatgctcaaagagggacgttctcctgagcatctgcgggccagccacgttcgagatcgccaagggtctctcggctcccgcccgcctcacggagaagtcctacgaggagatcatcaggctcctcaccggtcatttctcgccacagccttcgcgggtggcccgtcggttcctgttccacagaagagaccaggccgtgggggaatcggccgccgactacctggcggctctctgcaaaatcgccgggaactgcaacttcccccagctggaagacaccctggccgaccgattcacgtggggcctccgcgacgagaggctccagcagaagctcttcgccaaagaagagctcaccctccagagcgccttcagcgaggcg gggtgcctattatggggaagcagggtggtggtcccgcctccgctgcaaaagcgagtcctggaatccctacacgagacccatcccggcatagtccgaatgaaggcgttagccaggagctacgtctggtggccgggaatggacggggagattgagacgtgggtgcgcaggtgtcaaacgtgtcaggagtcaaggcctgcgccccccagcgcccccgccacacggtgggagtccacccggaagccctggtcgaggctccacatcgattttgcggggccattccagggtcaaatcttcatgatcattgtggacgcctattccaaatggctggaggtcattcctgtagggtccacctcagcggccgccgccatcaaagcgctgcgcagggtcttgtgcacacacggtattccggataccatagtctcggataacgggacagcattcacagcggcggacttccaagggttcctcaatag agctgcgttccttttcgacaaccgggtcacccccaacccggccaccggggtcagcccggccgagctcctcatggggcgcaaactcataacacggctggaccgactacac tcttcgtcTTGTGCTCggggagcagagagcttggatgaGCTCCTCCTGTCCTGCTCGTCATGGGATCTTTCAGCGCATTGGTTTTCATGCCGCCATGAGCAGCGGTGA